A region of the Apium graveolens cultivar Ventura chromosome 6, ASM990537v1, whole genome shotgun sequence genome:
ATATTGACGAGATGTGTATTCGCTGAATCATATTTTATTCTTACTGTTTTCCTGTTAACACATGCGCGGATATGTGGCGTATGAGGGCGCAATAAGGTATTGTGTACCGGTATTCATTGCCAGTTTCAGTTTGGTCTGGTGGTCGAAGGACGTCACATTGGCAGTGCAGTTGCTTCCTACTAATTCTGCCTTTACAACTTCACCACTGAACCAGTTGCAACAATTTGGTTAAGAACGGATGCACAAGATGCGCATCCCGTGGGTGATTTTGGTCTCAGATCCGGGCCATCCATCGTGAGTTATTTTGGTCTCAAACCCGGGCCATATCGAGGTATTGTACAAAATTTTATTATATGTTCTCTTATATATATCCTAGTTCGGATATTCTGAATGCAGAGGTAGGAAATAACCCAAGCTATGTTTGGCGTGGTGGTATTATGGCTGTGTTGGAAGCAGTTAAATTAGGTGCAAGGAGACAGATTGGCAATGGGGAGAATATGACAGTGTGGGGTATGCCGCGGCTACCAGATACGAATAATGGGCGTATTACCACCCCTGTTTATGCTCAATTACGGGATATTAAGGTAAGCAGTCTGATGATTACTGGGGAAAATAGGTGGGATATTGAGCTGTTAAATGACTTGTTTGAAAAACGTGATGTTGAGCTGTTACAGAGGGCTGCAAGGAGAGTGCCACAGTATACATAAGTCATTCTGTAAACAATTATGGTCATTGAAGCTCCCGAGCAAGGTAATAAACTTTTTCTGGAGAGTGTGCAAAAGATGTTTGCCAACTAATTGGGCTTTAGCAGTCAAGCAGGTTAATGTTTCTGCAAGGTGCCCTTGGTGTCATAGCTACGGGAGGATTAGAGTGATGCACATGTGTTATTCTTGTGTGATTTTGCACACACAGTATGACTTAATACAAATCTTAACCATGTCATTCAAGCATCTCCAGGTGACTCAGCGTTTTCAACCATCATTAACGTGTTTGAGCTATGCACCAGGGAGGAAAGAGGACAGTTTGCTATGGTATGTTGGAGCATTTGGAACAGACGGAATAAATGGGTTTGGGATAAGGCCAACGGATCTGTTTTTGGGGTGAAAGCAGTTGCTGCTAATCTCTTTAAAGGATTGGAGGGCTGCCCAGGTAAAGATGGATGGTCGTAGAGGTCAGGTGGTGCCGTGGTGGGAGGAGAACGTAGTTGGACCAAACCAGTGGAGGGGTGGATAAAGATCAAAATTGATGCTGCAGTGTTTCAGGCGGGAAGCATTGGACGTTGATGTGTTGCTAGAGACTCGCATGGAAGATTTATAGGAGCTCGATGCAGGAGAATGGAAGGTGCGTGGCAACCGAGGGAGGCAGAGGCGATTGGCCTCAAGGAGGCACTATCTTGGGTGATAGATCGAGGGCATAGACACTGCATATTTGAGACAGATTGCATGTCGCTGGTTAAAGCATGTAATGAAACTCCGGGACAAGCTTATTTTGGCACCATAGTAGTAGAATGTTTGCGTTTATAGTTAACTTTGTTTACTGGTCTGCGAATAGTGTGGCGAATGTGTCTATTCTATGTAGCAAAGTAGTGTGTCACTCCTACTTTTTTTGTTCATGTACTAGAGTTGGAAATGATTTAATGAATGCAAGTATGATTTCTTTAAAAAAAACTTTGCATTTCTTTATCAAATACACTGAATGAAAATTACTGAGTTAAGTGTATTTTCTATAATTATGATTTGTGTGTTGGATCACTTGATACTTCATTTGAGAAACTATCACGTGTTGTAATGAAATTTTAGTTTTATTCTGTGACGTGTGTTGTATCACTTACATGTTGTAATTTAAGGATAAAGAAGTTTTTCACCATCACCATCTTCCTCAAATTCATTGTGATGAGGGTTTAATCATTTAAGTTATAACAAGATCATCTCTCTCATCTACAAATTGATATCAATTTTGCCATAATTAAAATCAATATTAATTTGCAGAAGACAAATAGTTTATTTTGTTACAACTTGAATGACTCAATTTCGAATGAGATATCCAAGTTTAATTCCCTAAATTTTTTACCAAGGATGGATATGGGTTTGCCGAAATGGAGTTTCAATAATCAGTACACATGATATCGTTTCTGTTATTGTAATGAAACTGGAATTCAATATAGGACGTGACTGTTCCTGAAATGAAGCATCTCAAGTGGCCTGACAACGCACTTTGCGCCTGCAAGCACAGAAACTCTTGACTAACATATATAGGATCATACAAACAAAAGGTCCAAAATTCGCCTAAACTGCTGAGACTGAGTGAGCTACCAAGGGTGGTAGTAGCACATTCTAAGATGTACACTAATGCTTCTGAGGTATAAAACATATTTGTACATTTCCAAAAATTCCCTGAACTCAGACTACTTGGCTACAAAAGACTTTCTAATAGAAACTTGAATTACAGATTACGGAGATTACACATACAATTAAAAAGTAATCAGCCAACCTACTGAAGGATGTCAGTCCCTGAAACTCACTACACAATTTTCATCACTCTTCACAGGAAATCAGATAGCTCTTCACTTGAATAATTGAACAAAACGATATCAAAAGGTTACAACAACAGTCTCCAAGCTTCTTCACCATCAGATAAAAAGTACCCATTTATCCACATTTTTCCATCTCCTTTCTGGTTTATCACGCGGAGAAAGTGCCAACTCAAATACATTTGGACTACTGCAACAGATCAGAATGTCTCTTAAGACATACCTCATTGTTATGGAGTTACCAAAACAGCTGTGTTTCCAGTAATTGGTTGCTGACTAGCTGCATGCTCTATGCGCTTCCATACTTCTTTCCGCTTTTCTGTCTCTAACACTATTTTAGATTGTTCCTCCTTGAATTGAGAATGACAGTTTAGAAACAGTGCGTCATCCATCTCTGAGAACATTTTCCTCACGTTGAGAGTTAAGTTAAGAACCGAATGGTTCCAGTGGCTTTGTGCATTGTTTTCTAGGGCTGGAAATACTATTGGCAGAATCACATGACTGTTATGTGCAATTAGGTTCATAATCTGATCATTATTCCAGAGGAATAGTGCCCTCTCAGCCACCTGAGGAAAAAAGTCAGGTAATTAGGAAGTATCCCTATATCTGTTTGTAAAAAGTAATACATAAATCTATAACTCAAGATCCGTTCCTGTACAAGAAATGATTGGCACTGAACTTTGATCTTCACTTTTTTTACATCCCTTCACACCTTAAAGAGTTTTCAATATTTGGTTAGTTCAGAGTTTAAGTGTCTACTGTTTAATTTGGAATTTTTGAAATCCACAGTTCAAACTAGAGCGAATCACTAGGTCCAATTGGTTCCATGAATATGTCTCATAATACAATCTTGTTTTTTTCCCGACAGTCTCATAATACAATCTGACTTGAGACAGAATTCAGTATTTTGTAACCCAACCACCAGATCCAAGGGTAAAATAAATATACCTTACATGTGTGTAGGCCCTTCAGCTTAACCTGCTTGGAATTTATTATAAAACAGAATAACATATGGTGTGGGTTCCAGAACATATGAAATAATACTAGAATAACATAGGTGCAGTACAAACTTTCCTCTTTATTATACCATATATCGGTATAAATAGAATTACAAAAATTGATGCCTTTAACTACCACAGGACACTTATATTTTGGGCAACCACTTAACACTAGGAAAATGTTTAGTAGCCGAAGCCGACTATTATTAAAGTAGATCTAAAAACAACGAGAGAATCAACAATCACAAGGTAGAAGATCGTGTTAAAGAGACCCCAGTCACATCTGGTATCTACTAAAATATGTTTCTTAAATTGCTGCTCAACCATAATTATGTAGTAAATAAAAGTTTACAGAAATACTTTACACTCCATTTAAATATAGGTATACTTTCCTATTCGTCTGTCAGATTGTAAAGTAGCAGAAGTTACCTAATTTGGCATTAGGTGTTCTTGGAATTTTTGTTATGTGAGGTACTAACAGCACACCATTAATTTTTGCCAACTAAAATTCGAATTTCTTTCACAGGCTATAATCTtcaaatatcattttaaaaatgattaaataacAGAAATGTATCAAATACAGACAAATATGCATCAAATGGAAGTTAAGCAATTTAAAATGAGTATTAACATACCTGAAAATGGCAACTGCTGATGCAATATCCGATCCGCCAGAATAATGGATCCATGATCTTCTGGAATTCCGCCATATTGATTGTTTCTAGAATCTCTTCTATCTCACCTAAGAACATAACCTCCTTCTGGCTATTGGTAATTGGCCAGTATTTTAACAAACCATTGATGACTGTGCTGGCTAACTTTGGCTCCTTTTCAATGAACTGTGTTACGCAATATGACAGCTGCTGAAAGTAAGCTCCTAAAGACTTTGGCTTGTGCAGAGGAATCAATGCTCTCCATAGAAAAATCTTGTGCTCCTCTTTCAAAGGTAATGCAAATCCAGTGATCACACTGCCGAAAATCTCTAGCAACTCAGCAATTCCATTGCACCGATCAGTTTCATTAACAAACCGATAGAAGATATTGCTAATGCTCTTGCGAATAAAAGGCCGATGCACCATAAACTTCCCATAAATCCTGTGCATAATAGCTTTCAGACAATCTCTTTCTCGAGGATCCTCGGAATTAAATAGATCAAGCAATCTTAAAATAAACATATGATTTATATACTTTTTTGCAACCTTAGCTTCCACAGAGGAAGAAGTTACAAACTTGAGCAATATATCATACACTAGCTGTAAATGTGTCCAAGCAGGATCAAATGTAGGTTCGTCATCATCATTTTCACCATTATGCATATTAGATCGATAATTTGGTGGGAAAACTCGAAATAAGTTAACAGCACACATTTTGCACATAGCTTGAATCGCTGGCTCAGTATATCTTGGAGATCCGGAAGACACGAAATCTAGAAGCTCGATCAATGTAACACGTTTGAGATCCTTCTCATTAGTATTCTTGGCTGGATCAGTGAAATCAAACACCACACAGCACAAACTCAACTTACTGATAAAAAGATTCATTTTTTCCGAACTGGGAACATCTTTAAATGGCAAAAGGGGCTCAATTCCCGACATCAAACCAGCAGGAAAAACTGCTGATGAAGTCCGTTTAACCAAGTTTGTTCGGCCTGCACCCGCATTTCCACTACCTTGGCTAACTGAACTAGCTCCATTTCTCGGAGAATCAACAGATTCAGATTTCAGTGACTTCTTAGGAAGTTTACTAAGAAGTTGCTTCCACATTTTGAATGCAGTAAATTAATACAGCTATAGGCACTCAAGTCAAAGTAATTACCATTGATTCTACAACAAAACCCTCAAAAGGGGTGGCCCAAAACCCTAAATCTAATCTATAAAATGCTGCAAGAACTTGAGATCTGCAAGAAAATGCCCTAGATCCACACTTTAAATCACAACCCAAGTTCAATAAATACAAGATCTTGAAAATGTAGACTACACAACAGCTTCCAAATAAGCAAATATCAAAACAAACATTCCCAAATAAACTTAAACCAAAGCACATACAAACCCAACTTTTGCCCTATTAATATCATTCACCAACACCAAATAGGGCAAAAAACATATATCTAAAAAACACCCAGAAAGAAAGCTTAGATCTTATTATCAAAAAATGAACCTGAGAATCCACCTGAAGCAAAGATCTCTTTACCAAGCTAAATTTGATGCAAAACTAAAGTCTTTCAAGATGACCCAGATGCTTAAAAGAACCAAAGATACAATCTTTATCATATAAAAGTAAGAAATTTCAAATTATGATGAAAAGCAGAACCTTTTTAATTAAAGAACTCAAATGGAagaatatatacatacatatatgtacGTATATATACAGAGGAGGTATAAAAAGTTACAGATTCAAGAACTCAAATATTCAAGAAAGAGATAAAAATAATGGTTGGAAcatgcagagagagagagagattttgaaaaatctaATGTTGTTCTGGTTCTACACCattgaaaaaggaagaaaataaagaaagacCTATTGATTGCATTATAGACTTTATTTCTCGATCCAAGAGATGTTTATGGCGTTTTCTCAGACAATGCAGGTGAGTCTCAGGTGCATAGACCAGCCTTCATTTATTATAGTATTATTTTTGTAGAGAGTTTGATTTCATAAAAAGATATTTTCAAAACAATGTTGTATAGATTATTGTTCCACTATAAAATGTTTTTATTTTCAGAAACTGGTTAATGGGACAATGGGCATGTATGTATGTGACTCATTATTATAGCTATAATTGGATCCTTTCATGGTACTAGTTCTGTGTAACATGTGGCATCAATCTTGCTTTTTTGAGTTTTTTACTACACAAATCTAACTTTCAGTTTTGAGTTTAAACGATGCCTTGCCGCTATTTCTCGTGAATTTTTA
Encoded here:
- the LOC141667142 gene encoding serine/threonine protein phosphatase 2A 57 kDa regulatory subunit B' kappa isoform-like translates to MWKQLLSKLPKKSLKSESVDSPRNGASSVSQGSGNAGAGRTNLVKRTSSAVFPAGLMSGIEPLLPFKDVPSSEKMNLFISKLSLCCVVFDFTDPAKNTNEKDLKRVTLIELLDFVSSGSPRYTEPAIQAMCKMCAVNLFRVFPPNYRSNMHNGENDDDEPTFDPAWTHLQLVYDILLKFVTSSSVEAKVAKKYINHMFILRLLDLFNSEDPRERDCLKAIMHRIYGKFMVHRPFIRKSISNIFYRFVNETDRCNGIAELLEIFGSVITGFALPLKEEHKIFLWRALIPLHKPKSLGAYFQQLSYCVTQFIEKEPKLASTVINGLLKYWPITNSQKEVMFLGEIEEILETINMAEFQKIMDPLFWRIGYCISSCHFQVAERALFLWNNDQIMNLIAHNSHVILPIVFPALENNAQSHWNHSVLNLTLNVRKMFSEMDDALFLNCHSQFKEEQSKIVLETEKRKEVWKRIEHAASQQPITGNTAVLVTP